The following proteins come from a genomic window of Myroides odoratus DSM 2801:
- a CDS encoding GNAT family N-acetyltransferase, with translation MKMNDKQETSWIAYPTILEGEQIRLIPLELQHLEDLYQKAADRKLWELVPTDCSQREIFFDNYTQAIAARDKGIQYPFVIQHKQTGEIIGSTRFFELYPADKKLEIGWTWITQEYWGTIVNLESKLLLMSFCFEVLGVNRVQLKTKDTNIRSRKAIEKIGGIFEGILRKDKIQADGTTRNAAYYSILDDEWKKVKSNLEALIAHKKNN, from the coding sequence ATGAAAATGAATGATAAGCAAGAAACCTCTTGGATTGCATATCCCACTATTTTAGAAGGAGAACAGATTCGACTTATTCCCTTAGAGCTCCAACATTTAGAAGATTTATATCAAAAAGCCGCAGATCGAAAATTGTGGGAATTAGTTCCGACTGATTGTTCTCAACGCGAAATATTTTTTGATAATTATACGCAAGCGATAGCAGCAAGAGATAAGGGAATACAATATCCTTTTGTTATTCAACATAAACAAACAGGGGAAATTATTGGTTCTACCCGTTTTTTTGAACTGTATCCAGCAGATAAAAAATTAGAAATTGGCTGGACCTGGATTACACAGGAATACTGGGGGACAATCGTCAACTTAGAAAGTAAACTCCTATTGATGAGCTTTTGTTTTGAAGTTTTAGGAGTGAATCGCGTACAGTTAAAAACAAAAGATACCAATATCCGCTCTAGAAAAGCGATTGAAAAAATTGGAGGTATCTTTGAGGGGATTTTGAGAAAAGATAAAATACAAGCAGATGGAACAACTCGTAACGCTGCTTATTACAGTATTCTAGATGACGAATGGAAAAAAGTGAAGTCTAATTTAGAAGCGTTGATAGCACATAAAAAAAATAATTAA
- a CDS encoding YfbM family protein: MSMIGNLLRVTEVELTSYLQDSSLFETRIYSDFDENNIDEAYVDLDKTWNVLAFLLGGKHKEYEDQKMAHLVFGRHTLDEDQDVGYGPARYLTVAEVQELNQALNQITDEEMRKRFSPEECEANDIYPSFWLEEDANDLWDYISDHLQLLRKAYQTAADRKEAMITYLN; encoded by the coding sequence ATGAGCATGATTGGCAATTTACTTCGTGTGACTGAAGTAGAATTAACAAGTTACCTCCAAGACAGCAGTCTATTTGAAACACGCATTTACAGCGATTTTGATGAAAACAATATCGATGAGGCTTATGTGGATTTAGATAAAACATGGAATGTACTAGCTTTTCTCTTAGGAGGAAAACACAAAGAATACGAAGATCAAAAGATGGCACATCTCGTTTTTGGTCGGCATACTTTGGATGAAGATCAAGATGTAGGCTATGGTCCTGCACGTTATTTGACAGTAGCCGAAGTACAAGAGTTGAATCAAGCACTAAATCAAATCACAGATGAAGAAATGAGAAAACGCTTTTCACCTGAAGAATGCGAGGCGAATGATATCTATCCTTCTTTTTGGTTGGAAGAAGATGCAAATGATTTATGGGACTATATTTCAGATCACCTTCAACTCCTTCGAAAGGCCTATCAAACTGCAGCAGATCGCAAAGAAGCCATGATTACATATTTAAATTAA
- a CDS encoding DUF4272 domain-containing protein: MNLTEEQRIAIKEANIARIAKKNYRYIDWLPILENPNLRSQDELIGRMSVMNALINISFEAPVEIIKQWIEANQLTAHLSDWEKEILTKTQADLDQYEINTLRWYLEALWTLMWATKMIPHLDETQWNEESMASMLPNLEEGEDNHRLQEVTTMHTTEDIYTMLDFYYRLHWYCVDERLKGQEAAINEGLVYERRRALEWLINKETDWDDIEMGT; this comes from the coding sequence ATGAATCTTACGGAAGAACAGCGTATCGCAATCAAAGAAGCTAATATTGCGCGTATTGCAAAAAAGAACTACCGCTACATTGATTGGTTACCTATTTTAGAAAACCCCAATTTGCGCAGCCAAGACGAATTAATTGGTCGCATGTCAGTGATGAATGCCCTGATTAATATTTCATTCGAAGCTCCGGTAGAAATAATTAAACAATGGATTGAAGCCAATCAGCTTACTGCTCATCTATCCGATTGGGAAAAAGAAATTTTGACCAAAACACAAGCGGATTTAGATCAATATGAAATTAATACCCTTCGTTGGTATTTGGAAGCGTTATGGACTTTGATGTGGGCAACGAAAATGATTCCTCATCTGGATGAAACCCAATGGAATGAAGAATCAATGGCCTCAATGTTACCTAATTTAGAAGAAGGAGAAGACAATCATCGATTACAAGAAGTAACGACGATGCACACCACTGAAGATATTTATACGATGCTGGATTTCTACTATCGCTTGCATTGGTATTGTGTGGATGAACGCCTAAAAGGACAAGAAGCAGCCATCAATGAAGGTCTTGTTTATGAACGCCGTCGTGCTTTAGAATGGTTAATAAACAAAGAAACAGATTGGGATGACATCGAAATGGGAACCTAA
- a CDS encoding alpha/beta fold hydrolase: protein MKNIQTPQLTLCYQDFGSPKDPCVLLIGGLGTSMTRWTVLFCQQLAQRGFYVIRYDHRDTGCSTFTTPAITNPGELMAALQKGKMEPPFYSLYDLAQDAIQLLDQLHIEKAHLMGRSMGGIVAQILGSQHKERVLSLVIIMSTSLNPTLPQTEATVMQQMMSPLPSYSTAKADHLAARLAFIQRISSTDVPFNAEEEKELIEEDYNRNPTPNQTLLHVAAVGFTPYNPAITAGIQCPVLVMHGTIDPIFPPAHGLDLHAAIPHSKLMLVENMGHDLHADRYALLLDAFTQNQG from the coding sequence ATGAAAAACATACAAACTCCACAATTAACCCTTTGCTACCAAGATTTTGGATCTCCAAAAGATCCTTGTGTGCTCTTAATTGGCGGTTTAGGGACTTCAATGACCCGATGGACCGTTCTTTTTTGTCAGCAACTTGCTCAACGTGGGTTTTACGTGATTCGATATGATCATCGTGATACGGGTTGTTCTACTTTTACCACTCCAGCGATTACGAATCCTGGTGAACTCATGGCTGCTTTACAAAAGGGAAAAATGGAACCTCCTTTTTATTCGCTATATGATTTAGCGCAAGACGCGATTCAACTCCTCGACCAGTTGCACATTGAAAAGGCACACCTCATGGGGCGTTCTATGGGCGGAATTGTCGCACAAATTTTAGGAAGTCAACATAAAGAACGCGTGTTGTCTTTGGTGATTATCATGTCAACATCGCTCAACCCAACTTTACCACAAACGGAGGCAACAGTGATGCAACAAATGATGAGCCCGCTGCCTTCTTATTCTACTGCTAAAGCGGATCATCTCGCAGCAAGACTGGCGTTTATTCAACGTATTTCAAGTACGGATGTACCCTTCAACGCAGAAGAAGAAAAGGAACTAATTGAAGAGGATTACAATCGAAATCCAACACCCAACCAAACTTTACTGCATGTAGCAGCTGTTGGTTTTACCCCGTATAATCCTGCTATTACAGCGGGTATTCAATGCCCCGTATTAGTGATGCATGGAACAATTGACCCTATTTTTCCTCCAGCACATGGTTTGGATTTACACGCGGCTATCCCTCATTCAAAATTGATGTTGGTCGAAAATATGGGACACGATTTACACGCTGATCGATATGCACTCCTATTGGATGCTTTTACCCAAAATCAGGGATAA